A window from Triticum aestivum cultivar Chinese Spring chromosome 6D, IWGSC CS RefSeq v2.1, whole genome shotgun sequence encodes these proteins:
- the LOC123141168 gene encoding F-box/LRR-repeat protein 13, with translation MDTGVPAFSMNPVMAEIFRQLGLDPDQVGGFFARSLSHTHHALPDPPVTADARLFALLPDDPVDRVSRLPDALLGNIVSCLPVKDGARTAALSRRWRGVWRSAPLVLVDSHVHPAGTAYAQGVASAVSRVLAAHPGPFRCVHLTESPLLAAWLQIVAGKGVQELTLVHHPWPLEIFLPSTFFLGMETLTRLYLGLGLCDVVMKTGDLDFILDRSPVLETLSLEGEMLERCLGLVSQSLRRVQIIGCSVGEIFVVDAPCLERLIQSGGWCPEDTDGNCTKVKIGHAPRLHMLGYLELDPRNVLEVGNTVIKAGTRVSPRTMVPSVGVMALEVRFGVRNDAKMVPSVPRCFPNIETLHIKSAKTDRSTGKLNLKFWHECGVIEFVRSRIKLLVFHDFRGGRGELAFLKYFCETASVLKKVVILFADGFASTEEAQSKLSSLGSVKRASETSTVLVTVPSDPQVGSIRSFKIGSGFSADDPFANY, from the exons ATGGACACCGGGGTGCCCGCCTTTTCCATGAATCCGGTGATGGCGGAGATCTTCCGGCAGCTAGGCCTTGACCCGGATCAGGTGGGAGGCTTCTTCGCCCGCTCCCTCTCCCACACCCACCACGCCCTCCCGGACCCGCCCGTGACGGCCGACGCCCGCCTCTTCGCCCTCCTCCCCGACGACCCAGTAGACCGCGTCAGccgcctccccgacgcgctcctcgGCAACATCGTCTCCTGCCTCCCCGTCAAGGAcggcgcgcgcaccgccgcgctcTCCCGGCGCTGGCGCGGGGTCTGGCGCTCCGCCCCGCTCGTCCTCGTCGACTCCCACGTCCACCCCGCGGGCACCGCGTACGCGCAGGGCGTCGCCTCCGCCGTCTCCCGCGTCCTCGCCGCGCACCCGGGCCCCTTCCGCTGCGTCCACCTCACCGAGTCCCCCCTGCTCGCGGCCTGGCTCCAGATCGTCGCCGGCAAGGGCGTCCAGGAGCTCACCCTCGTCCACCACCCGTGGCCGCTCGAGATCTTTCTCCCCTCCACCTTCTTCTTAGGCATGGAGACCCTCACCCGCCTCTACCTCGGGCTCGGGCTCTGCGACGTCGTCATGAAGACCGGGGATTTGGACTTCATCCTCGACAGGAGCCCCGTGCTGGAGACGCTGTCTCTGGAAGGGGAGATGCTCGAGCGTTGCCTCGGCCTTGTCAGCCAAAGCCTCCGGCGCGTGCAGATCATCGGGTGCTCGGTTGGAGAAATCTTCGTGGTGGACGCGCCATGCCTTGAGCGACTCATCCAGTCGGGAGGCTGGTGCCCTGAAGACACTGATGGCAACTGCACCAAGGTGAAGATCGGCCATGCCCCCAGGTTGCACATGTTGGGATACTTGGAGTTGGACCCAAGAAACGTCCTAGAGGTCGGCAACACCGTCATCAAG GCTGGGACAAGGGTGAGCCCGAGAACCATGGTACCAAGCGTGGGAGTCATGGCTTTGGAGGTGCGTTTCGGTGTCCGCAACGATGCCAAGATGGTTCCCAGTGTCCCCAGGTGCTTTCCGAACATCGAGACGCTCCACATCAAG TCTGCAAAAACCGATCGATCCACTGGCAAGCTGAACCTGAAGTTCTGGCATGAGTGTGGTGTCATAGAGTTCGTCCGGTCGCGCATCAAGCTGCTGGTTTTCCATGATTTCCGAGGCGGCCGAggcgagctcgccttcctcaaATACTTCTGTGAGACCGCATCGGTGCTGAAGAAGGTGGTGATTCTGTTCGCCGACGGCTTCGCTTCGACCGAGGAGGCGCAGTCCAAACTGTCGAGTCTGGGGTCGGTGAAACGGGCCAGTGAAACCTCTACAGTGCTGGTCACCGTACCTTCTGATCCTCAAGTAGGTTCCATTCGGAGCTTCAAGATAGGGTCTGGTTTTTCTGCTGACGACCCTTTTGCAAACTACTGA